In the Populus trichocarpa isolate Nisqually-1 chromosome 1, P.trichocarpa_v4.1, whole genome shotgun sequence genome, aaaaaatcaaaattatggaTCCAacgataaaataaattaaaatttgataaaagagcaaaaaataaaaacattgagggccaaaactcaaatatcatcaaatattgaattgaagggtaaaattaaaaattgctaAAGCCacaacttcacaaaaaaaaccaaaacaaaaacaaaaattattcataGCTTGACGCCATTGTAGGTGTTTGACAACTAAGGTAAAAAAATGTGGGTTCAAACTCATTAAGGTCCAAAAAAGGAGTTGTAATGTTTAACGTGTGAGGTTGGCGAACCATGGTGCTCTCTTGAAAGTGTTTAGGTCTAAAAATATGATTATAGGCATGAGTTTGCATAAGATATTGAAAAACATATGCAGATTTCACTAGATGAGGAGTATTACCTGTGGAAGTTATTGGTGTTGAGTCTATGAGAGAAAATTGATCATGTGAGCTTCGTGAGATATTTGGTAGTTATGGTAGATGCATGTTAGGAGAAAGAGTATTACCTGTGGAAGTTATTGGTGTTGAGTCTATGAGAGAAAATTGATCATGTGAGCTTCGTGAGATATTTGGTAGTTATGGTAGATGCATGTTAGGAGAAAGAGTAGTACTTACAATAACATTAGTGGACGGATGAGATAGTTGtgtttgagaaaaaagaaaaattaactcatcaaataCAACATTTATAGAATTATAGATGTGTCTAAAAgatgaatataaatatttgtagCTACTATGATGTTGGTTATATCCGAGGAAACTATAATTAGAACAACAATAatccattttatatttattatagagTCGAAGACGTGGCCAATATATACAAccatatatttctaaacatttATAATCGAAAAATTAATGGTATAATTGCTCAACAAGGGTTTGATGGTTGATTATAGGAGATGGTAATCAATTTATGAGGAAGGTAAATGTGGTAAAGACATCATCTCAAATTCTCAATATTTGTGAGGAATAAAAATGGTAGTTGATGATGTCCTAGAAAATCCAAGCAGCTTAGAAATAAAGCTTATTTGTTGGATAATCAATTAATCTCTTGATTCTAGCAATCTGATTCATTCTTCCTGGCCAATGTGGTTAGTAACTGGTGCCTAGTAAGCAAAGTGGTTGATGCTGGTACTTGTAAAAAGATCTCATTTAGTAGATTTAGAGACTTTTCGATGCTaagtaagaatatttttttttagagaaaatgcaataatattttagagaaataGACTCTGCAAATATGTATACTAAAAATCTTTTGAATGAAGAAATTATGAAATCCCTAATAAAGGATCCAATAGGTTTTTATAGCTCATGATTCTTACCTTTTAGTGGAGGGAAATACTAAAAAGTCATCTTTTTTCGATAACATTAAAACATCTCTTATATGTCAAAGAGGAAACTATATTTGACTTATCAGAGGAAAAATATCTCTGACTCATCAAAATCTTGTGATCCAATATGAAGCCTGATAAGATTGTCATAGCCACATATATTTGGGCTCAATGTCTGGCTGAGCTCTAGGGTGATGGGTTTAGTAGCTCGTTAGGTATATATATGCTTGAGCTCGACGCTTGCCTGAATCTAGAGATGCTAGGTATGATAGTTTGTCAGACCCATATATGCTTGGGCTCAGAGCTTGACCAAGCCCAAGAATGTTGAGCAATCACTTTGcctttggttttttatattgaacAAGAATTTTAAGTAGACAAAACATGTATAACACATGCTGATCCATTAGTAGCAAACAAAGTAAGTTTGGTTTAAACCAAGTGATGACGTTTACGTTCCACTAAGTTATTTTGTTCATGAATATGAGGACGAGAAATGCAGTgagaaataccaaaataatacGAGAGAGTATGCAATTTTATACATTTACACCTCTCTTGAGAGTACTTGGTATATAGTTTTCATTTGGTAAGCCTGTGAGGTTGTGGAGAACATTTTCTCCTAGGTGAACCAAACATCTTTAGAAATCTTATTTatctttatccttttttatccTTGGTCATTGCATTTAAAGATGTCACACCCGAATATCGCGACGACCcgttaaaaataattctatggaaaaagaacaaaaatctgacatcttgttcttttaaggaaaatatcttgtttaaggagtcgtcaccttgtattatggtcactaggaaccctaactggtcaacaaagattctatggtacATGACTGATGACGCAAAAAGAAAGATGTTATATCATCTTTTAAGGATCCTCTGTGAGGCAAGTTGCATTGTtgattttgtctaaaattgctaagaatttgttctcatttttcttttttattcttcctattatattcctgactctgatgTCAGTGAataattcatatgaatatttccaactctggtattggtaaatattacacaagcctaaaaaaataaaatattactgacTCTGATATCAGTGaataatttcacaaaaaattgaattttaaaaagaatttttctatgctattttattttttattaccctttattatttttgccctttttagacggaaataaaagaaatgttgCCCAATAAATTTTGCATTTAATAGTAATGATCCACAGATTGAGCACATagtagaaaaaatacaaaacacaaagaaaaaaataaaacaaagtatgAGGGGCCCacaaatatttcaagaattttctaatattaaaaaggaGCTTGTTTgaccaaatatcaaaataaaaaagaaataaagtataTGGAAAAGGTATAAGGGtgtttttaacaaaacacacccttagcaaATATGGACTGGGCAGGCTGGATCTGAAGCTCGGACCCCacccatattttctttttattattatttattgggCTGGATCTAGCCCAGCCATGCTGGCTGGGCTAGATCCAGCGGGTCAACCTGGTCACTGGCCTCAGCCAGTGACCCAACTGCAGGACGGAGCACGCGTAAAGCGTGCGTATACCAGGGAGGGGTTAATTAAAACGCAAAATGAACTGTCCatgtaaattaaaatgagaGCGGGGGAAGAAAGAAGACTTACCTGGTTTGCAAAGACTTTGCCCGAGACTGCAAGCGCTGGGCGAAGCTCCTGTCTTCAAGTTTTCTCctattccttgttctttttcttgttctttctgTTTCAGCTTCTCCCGTTCTATCTCTCTCGTCTCTCTTCTCCCTTTTATAtggtctttctttctcttttgttatCTCCCCTGTTTCTCTCCACTGCCCACTCTCCTTTCCTTCTTCCTCCTTTTTGTGTTCTGTCCTCCGTGCCTTTTATAGGCATTCCCTCTTGCTGCTTATCCTTCCTTGATAAGGATAGAATTTTGAGACTTTGTGTTTTGGGCGAATTAGGACACCGACAGTCCCGCCATCGCTGGACTGTTGGTGATGGTTTCCTCGGCGTTGTTGGCGCATCGGGGCGGCGAAGGACACGGAGATGAACTGAGAAGCTGGTGATGGAAGTCGTGGGCATTGCAATGTGTCTGGTGGTCTGATCAGCgtgtgtttttttcctttttttgcaGGGAGCTTTTACCTCTGTTTTTCAGAGGAGGAAGACAGTGAACAGAAATgaaaaacggcgtcgtttctgGACTGGGGCAGCCGTTATTCAATCTAGTCCTCCATGCTTTAACGTTTCTTAATCGGAGCCTTGGACAGAATTGTATTAAACCCCTGTATTGTGGTGCCTTTTACAAACCAGTTCTTGGACTTTAATCTCTTGCAATTTGGACCTAAATCAGCCctgaatttttaatatatcttcaattaagctcctgatttcattaattaaattaattctagGCTCAATTAGGTCCCCTATCAATTCTTCCGATTAAACTCCTGacatcattaattaaaccagatcaaagtttaattaagtcctcaaacttGTTAATGTTTCAATTAAGctcataatttcattaattaaactaattcaaagcttaattaagtccccaaCCTTATCAAATCTTCCTTTTTCTACAACAATTGGCTCCCAAACTTATAATTCATTCTGATTAAATCCTCAAGACTTCCCATTTGTGTTGTTTTAGCCTAAAACTTAATATTCCTTCcttcatttcatttgtttttggtgaatttatattgttaaaaattgaattatgacCAAAGACTTTGATGAGATTGTGTAGTGTtgatcttgttttgaatttgaagatATTTTAGATGAAATGAACTTagtcttaatataaaaaaggaaatagtTAGTAATAACTTATTCCTTTCacattaatgaaattaattagtaatcattttaaaaactaaacatttaacctctatattttaaaattattttattctgaaatcatttcatcaatttcatatcattttttaattattatttttaatttctcaaagggtgaaagaagaaaaggaaatagatAAGATGGAAGATTTTAACTAAACaaatggtattttttaaataaaggaaATCATCTCATCCTAGTGAGAGGGAACCTTTACGCACTTCGATTCATCACAAAATCATTTTATCtaagatttgattattttttcaaaccaagaatttgctgccaaaatcaatgtttttccttttgttcaCAAAATGCCTGCTAAacgaaacaataaaaatcattatgCAAGAACCTTGGATACAAAgccaattttattaataattaaggaTATTATATGTTCgtgtttgattgaaaatattttgctagaaataaaaattttcaaccaatcaaaattttttCAACCATGTTGAAAATTTTGCTAGAAATAATCTTGAGTAATTAGTCATTGACACTCTGTTGAAGATTTTTCAACCATGTCGTTGAAAACAAAGTCCATCGTTGAGTTGTATGTGTAAACTATGTCAATTCTCAAGCAAATGACGAGGTTAAATGCACATGGGGTGAGATGACCCACTACTCCAAGGCTAAAACTATAAGTAACCACTTAAAAAGAGTCAAGTGGGGCACATGGACTTTTCTTCGACAATTCACATGTGGAGACTTTTTCATGTCAGCTAGCATCACCATGCAAGGCATTAGGTTTTGGCACCATATCAATGATGTTGACTAAGATTACATATTTAGAAAATCAAATGGCTAACTTGAAAACACTAATCGAGGGGCTTTTAACTTCATTTAAGGCAAAAGACCACAGGATAACAAAATTGACGGAATACTCGAGAGTATGTATGATGGAGGCCAACCTTCGATTaccaaagttttttaaaaagatcgTATGGATGTTATTGAAGATTCCATAATTGGTGTACAAGGAACATGTGCGGTGTTACTAACGACATCTTCaccataaatcaaatgaaaggCCTCATCAAGGAGGCCATCATGGACTGATTAGATAATTCAGCTCAACCTTTGTATTCTTATATGAACATGtacatctaaaaatataaccTACTAAGGATGACTCTGAATTATCAACCATCAAAGTTCTAGCAATTCGATGACAAAAGAAATCCAATGCAATAAATGACTTACCTGGTGGAGACTTGCATCAATACTAGAACTGATGGTGATCTCAtggtaaaataatttatttatttcttaaagggCAATGCTTTCAACTAATATACTAATTTGAAGTTTAGCTCAATCACTAGTTGGGTGCAATTAGAACGGGAGTTTCTTAATCATTTCTACATCACTCATCATGTGGTTAACATGATTGAACTCACTAGTACACGTCAATGGACATAGGATCTTGTCATTGACTACATTCATCAGTGAAAAAACCTTAGCCACAACTATAAAGACCACACTAAAACTTTTGTTTTGGATATATGTATTTAAGGGATATGTTGGGGACTATGCTATATTTTATAAGGCATTAAaccttagttttttaaataattggcTACTCGAGCACACGATATAGAGCTTAACATTGCTGCAGCCAGAAACTCGTTATTACCTATGCAAAAGTCTAAGAGAAACAAGCCTTAAGGTCATAAATTTAGAGATAACACTATAAGGGTTAAGGGGAAGAACACTCCAAAGGTTAAAGGAAAACAATCTTTAATAATTAACTCCACTGTTATAAAGATATCAACTAGTGTTAAAAGAAATGATTGTGCAAAACCGACTACTTCTTAAAATGATGAAAGGAAAAGGCCATCCTTAAAAGAGCGACATGAAAATGAGTACCCATTCCCTAGCTCGGACATATCTAGGATGCTAGATGATTTGCTCGAAGCAAATCTCATCGAACTGTTAGAGATGAAACATCCTGAAAAAGTAAACTAAATGGACAAGATTATAAAGCTATACGAGAATGGGGAATTCATTTTCGATGACAAAATACCAGCTTTTAACACCACGACTATGGTGCGTTTAGATTCGCATCAATCACTCCCTATAATAAGTTTTGGCTTATTTGAACCTTTAAAATGTAGGcaatttgaaaattattctAAGTACAATCACATCGCCTTTTAAAGATATCTAACCTATATGATTGTTTGCATggtgaaaaaaaacttgataacaTAATCATAATATAAAAGTGTACGTAACAAGATGCAAGTAAGAGtaaaatataaactttattgataaataaataagaattataTTGTATCAAGTGTGCGTTGTTAATGTAAAATCATAAGCTAGTGTtaccaaaattaaaagcatttcaaaataaaagaaacaacaagaaaaaaaagggtccaaaatatgaaaaattgttGGAATCtatggtttttaattatatccttcTAAATCCTTTTGTTTGGTCTTCGTTAACCCTTTTAATTCTTGACGAATGGTTGTGTCGACTTCACTTATCATAGGGAAAATAGATATTGTGTTGATCTTTGCCTAAATACTGGATGGTGCGACTTTTCTTTTAGAAAGTTCTTTCTTGCGCGTCTTCAAAGTCAAAGTTCTTCTATATTTCTTACCACCTCCATCCCATTTTTATAAGTACTTCTATAATTTTAGTTTccctattttatattttgaaaatcaaggttttataaatactaaatttattattgtttcttttactACCTTTTAAATATTCAATGATGCATGGAAGTTTATATAACTTAGGAGTAGAAAAAGAATAACATACTAAAGTCAACACTAATTAACAgactagtaatttttttttagcaaaaaaccaataaaaaaaagagagaggaagtaCTAACATATCATATCAATGAGGAGTGGCCTAGATTCATCCTTTCCTTACAATATTAGCTTACATCAATTGATCATAaatcaattcataattttattgtataaatGAAATAGTCCACATACAACTTGCATTATCGTACCAATATTAAGCAACAATGTTGTTCCTACAAGCAACTTATGTCCACAAACTTGGTGAACAATTCttacttataaaaataacatctattaaaaagaataatatatataaagcaaccTTTGAAAACCGTAATAGCAACTTATCCAATCATCATCCTCGACTAGAAAGCAAACTATTCCTGCAAACAACATCTAAaaggttataaattaattttttgaaaagaataatatatataaagcaaccCTTTGAAAACCGTAATAgccattaattttttgttatgacGGTAATTATATTGTGTTAAATGATTATAGTGAGATggtgataaaatatttaatgtatTAGTAAAAAAATGGTAGTTAAGTTGTATTGATATCAATGGTGATGATAGTAATTGCAATAAACGgagaaaatattttagttgttttgcaATGAtcgtagaaaatattttcctcctgaatatttttagcaaaacaaataaacccTTAGATGTGAGAAGGGGTTTCGAACACCAACCTGAGAGAGCAAGTAAGATCAGCAGCTTTACCGAAATCCTTCTCTTCTCTCGCTTTCAAGATCTTGAAGATGATATTGAGGCGAAATTGAACGTTGTCACTTGCAAGAGATATAAGTTCAGTCTCCTTTTTGAGCTGATCACATTCTGATTCAATCTCAACAAACCTTTCTCTCATTTCCTTTTGCCCTTGTCTGATACTTACTTGTTGCTTACTAATCTCTTCCATCTCTGCTTTCAgcctctttatttttctatttactcCTCTTTTCTGGGAAAAATGTGTTTTACCAAATAGATACATTTAtcgtaagaaaaagaaaacatcaagatgaatttgaatttcaagAACATAGAAGTACCCATACCTCACGATTTTCGGAATGCTTTGTATACTTGCTTGACACCATTGATAATCCTCTCTTGGCCTTTTCAGCTAGTGCCCTCGATTGTTGGCTAGGACTAGTTCCCTCTTGTAAGGAGTGGCATTTTATAGACAGAGAAGATGCGCATGACCCCGCTAAGAAAGCACTGATATGTTGCTGTTAATTGACAAGTTCTAATTGGACAAAAGATCTTGAAGTGTTGATTAAGTATGGTAGTCTTCAGACCCAAGTTAGATGTTAAGAGCAAGATGATGATAGTTCTCACCGGTCCAAAATCAAGTTCTGCACAATTTGTCAATTTGACAGTTGGGAATCGCGCGACAGTCGACTCTTTTCTCAATACCAAGATTACGCGGTTTCACCGTTTCAAATAGTAACGTATTATAAATGTAGGCTATCCTTGTTCCCATCACTTGTAATATCCGATGCACACAAGTGTCGTAGATCCAGAAAAGAAcattaatcttaattaatttataaattgatttgagaatattttttattatcaaattagaaaacacgCAAGTATAAACAGAGAAATTGACATGAAGGGAGAGACGAGACCCTTTTCCACAAATGGCAAGCAAAATTTCTATTTGATCTCTCaagattcaatttctttcttttccatccCTATTCCtttatgttattatattttaattctaaatttcatttttatcacaTTTTTGTCCCTAAAAGCTGagtaaagatagaaaaaatagttggaaaaattaaaaagagaaaaaacttttaagatgGTGGATTCTAAATCAccaataactttaattttatgtttatggatttatcttgaaaagaaaaatttaaaaaagatggtTTTTACTTTCAATCAGAGTTTTTAAATCCAGCTCGATGGTTGACCCGGCTCAAGGCCATGGTTACGGGTTTTGCCATGATTGccgggttttgaccggatcACCCGAGtcaaccctattttttttagaaatcaaaactacatcattttggttaaaaaaataaatagtcaataaattaaaatcaagtttttaacttattttattttttttaaacctgacCCGATTTTAATTCCTGATCAGTTATATTCAAGTCAATCCGCTAGGCGTTCCAAAActatgttttaaataatatgtaataaaaaaaaaggtacctTTTGCCACTGCTTCGAAACAAGTTACTGTTGAAGTAATCACTGCAGCAAAGCAACAACTAGTGAAATGCATGTAAGAGACTGGCCAATGAGCTCACAAACGCTTTAGTTACTGAGTGCATGAGATGAACAATGACATCCAGCATCATGCGCAAAATTATTCCATTTGGTTAAGAAGAAATTCATACAGAAGCAAATATTGTCTTCAAAGAACGTGGACCAGAAAATGATTTCCCAGCATCATGGCTCTTGGGGAGAAACCGGCCCTGAACTTCTTCTCCATTGATTCCTCTCGTAATGTTCGATAACCAAGTACTGGAATTCacgtgaaaaaaaagaagaaaggaattaGCGGCAGCATCTTGCAATTGTTTGAAAAATGTCAATGGGAGCAAGCTGTTATATATAAAGCTTAAGGGTATTTCCACAGGATTAATGTTAAACTAAATAAGACATGGATGGCcgaaaaaacatataaagttaGAAGATTGGGACTTGGGAATACAACAATATGTGAAAAATACGTCTTATGACAGTTAAAATATGATACAGTATAAACTTTGGAAAAGAAGCATATTTTAAGCCTTCCGGAAGCAACAATTACTGCAGGAGTTTTAACCAATTTCAAATTTGCATGTCATACCATAGAAAGCTCTGTCAGAGAAACTCAACAGAATAGTTActtgatctatatttatctTGTATTAGGCCATAACACTGTTGTAGCTTTTCCTCTGAAAACTGCAGGAGGTCTCCAGCAGTTTTCGCACAAGTTTCAAATGAAGTCCCCGGCTTCCCTCTCAAAACGCCTTGTATTTTCTTCACTGGCAATGATTCAAGCAATCCTTTAACAGATGAGGAGGGCACAACAGTTTGTTGTGCAGGCTTATTCATGCCACTTGCGAGTTCGGCCAGCATCtaaaaattttcatataaaccGTTATCATATTGTTCCATTCATTCATCAATATAATGAATCTATCATACTCAATATACAACAAAgcaaaagtaataataataattaaaaaaaacgcaGTTTCCAACCTTGTTATGAGCAATGCCAGCAGAACATGTAAATTGAGTCTCCTTTAAGACTTCCATCCTATATTCTGCAATAGATGAGGGCCCCGGAAGCTAGTAACTTGTCTTGGTGATTGAAATCACTCCTACGTAACCACTTGCTCACATTTTCTTGGGCATGATTTCCATTCTGAACTCAAAGTCAAATTAATAGAAGGTGGAAGCGCCTTCAAGCAAACACAGATTCAGTCATTCAGAAGTACAAAAGATTGAAGGCTAGAGTGCAGAATTGATGTGAAAATGGAATAGCAAAAATAgcattttttaaggtttttgaaGAAGATAAAGCCAACGGAAGATactatgttataaataataaaatttaaaattttattttaaaagattttttatttttttattaaaaaaataccttctttaagtaattaaataaaaaaaatcttatcctagtaaaaaaaaaatctttttttatgcaagaaacaTAACTTCcaattatatgttaaaaaaataaaatattcttcttgtatttaatattttatattgaaaaaaaaattgataagaaaaataagattaaaaaaatcttatattgggaaaaaaataccctagtaaaaaaactatctaaaaaaaagagagaactcGGAATTAACAAACAACAATTCTACctcaaaaacatgaatttaactcaaattaaaatcAGAATATAAGGAAATCTGGTTCACCTCCTTAATCATTTTCCTTATGTAATTGTCACTGCAAATACTTTTTAATGGATCCAAATCGCTGCCAAAATCTAAAACTCCTAGTTATAACTTATAACACGCCTTCAATCATGAACGAAGACCTTACCTGTATTTTTAGGATATGTTTTTAGGATATGTTTTCTAACCAATATTGCTTCAGTAAATACTAGTACTTTAGTAGTAGTTGAGATTCTAACTTCACCTTTTGTGGTGCATAGTGAGAAATCTAAAATGCTAAATGAATTGATCTTTAAAAAGTGACAACataaaatgttgatttatatGTCAACCTCAAACTTGGTTAAGttcttatatgaaaaatattaaagttattaaataataaatttaatttcattattatagTAGCTTTGGATATACGAGATTATAGTGATTTAgcgtattaaaaaaatacattttgaatAGATTAAACTATACACAATGTGATGTGTATACTTCAATCAAGAATGCATAGACACTTTGAAAAGCTTTTAACAAAAAGTTCAAGGTTGAAGTTGTCGTAATGAAAAGGTTTATTGTCAATAAATTTCCAATTCTAAGGATGGCATCAAAGTTATCTGGTCAAATTTATTCATGTATACAATATTATTCATGTGAATATTACTGTTTGCATATGCAAAAAGTCAGTGCAATGAATAGATACAATATAGTAAATTTTGTCTAAAGAGGTTGAGTTTTTATCGAAACCGTTTGTAACCCCTTTAATCTTTTTTGAGAACTTACTTAGTAAAAGTATTATTCACAtgatactattttaatatacaatATAGTTCATAAGTGAAATGGTGataattgaacaaatcacaGTGAACAAAATAAGGCTCAGCAAAACAAcctaagaaaagaaattattgttgGAGCCAATATCAATGAGATTGATTTCCTCACTAATGAATTTTAGAAATGAGtgtgtttgatgtttttaaagtcAACATGATTATACAATCCTTAAC is a window encoding:
- the LOC18094471 gene encoding uncharacterized protein LOC18094471 isoform X1 → MVSSKYTKHSENREKRGVNRKIKRLKAEMEEISKQQVSIRQGQKEMRERFVEIESECDQLKKETELISLASDNVQFRLNIIFKILKAREEKDFGKAADLTCSLRNSLLSSRG
- the LOC18094471 gene encoding uncharacterized protein LOC18094471 isoform X2 → MVSSKYTKHSENREKRGVNRKIKRLKAEMEEISKQQVSIRQGQKEMRERFVEIESECDQLKKETELISLASDNVQFRLNIIFKILKAREEKDFGKAADLTCSLRCCLQE